The sequence below is a genomic window from Sebastes fasciatus isolate fSebFas1 chromosome 11, fSebFas1.pri, whole genome shotgun sequence.
ccgggtgctggtgtcttccctgtttccTCCAGCCGCGGTCGgggatgataacgtttctctttctgcttcagccccggcaccaacccgcttttcctgcttcagcctccggggctgaggcaggaaaagccaacactaggatcagcagtgattcatggagagaccttcgtctggtcagctaacattactgccaagcaggtgaaatatgtgATATTGTGGTtctagctgacgtgtgtcgcctcactgttttgagcgatgctcgttcatgtctatttagagcgagcaagtgtgagcccgacgctgactttcgttgacttaacggccacaggttcgctgttaagaagcatttctgaaagttacaaacagtccctttaaatcataCCAGGATGTTTGctaaattgattggatgtggcaccaCAGCCCCACCAATGAAACATTTCCAACAGCCGCCACTGCTTGTATgaataaaacagataaatgatAAAAACCTTGGAACTTGAAGCCCTCCAGGTGGACCCACAGACACAGGTCCTCGTTGTCGCACTCGCAGCTCCACGGGTTCCCGCTGAGCCCCACCGACCGCAGGTTGGGCAGCGCGATCAGTGACGTGATGTTGACGTGAGTCAGGTTGTTGCGACTCACGTCCAGCACCTGCAGGGCCGCGTTCTCCACGAAGGCGTCCTGGTGGAGGTCCGAGAGCCCCGGGTTGTCCGTCATCCTCAGCATCACCAGGCTCGCCAAAGGGCCAAAGGTCCTGTCCTCGATCCGCATCAAGGTGTTGAAGGAGAGGTCCAGGTAGGCCAGCTTCCGGAGGTTCCCAAAGGTGGACTCGGAGATCTCCGTGAGGGAGTTGTTGCTGCAGTCCAGGTAGACCAGGTCGGACAGGTAGTTGAGAGACAGCGGCGGCAGCTCCACGATGCGGTTGTTGGAGATGATGAGCTGCCGCGTGGCCAGAGGCAGGTTCACCGGGAAGCTGGTGAGATGCTGTCCGGCGCACTGGACCACCAGCTGGTCATCACAAACACACCTGTCCGGGCAGCCGGTAGAAAGCACCGGAGATGAGTTCACGGTGAtaaagaggatgaagaagaggaggaggactatGAGCCGCGAGGGTTGCGCGCTTGGCTGCGCGTCAAAACGCATGACACCGCCGAGGGCTTCATCCAGAGAGAGTCAGACGCGCTCACATTCTTCATTGATACATCCTCCAGCCAAGTTGTTTATTCTATGAAATAATTTtccaccaaccaaccaaccaacaaccaACAACCAGAGGTCAAACCTAGAACGCGGTGCCCTTGGCAACCTCTCCTCTCTCGCCT
It includes:
- the LOC141776773 gene encoding leucine-rich repeat-containing protein 52-like: MRFDAQPSAQPSRLIVLLLFFILFITVNSSPVLSTGCPDRCVCDDQLVVQCAGQHLTSFPVNLPLATRQLIISNNRIVELPPLSLNYLSDLVYLDCSNNSLTEISESTFGNLRKLAYLDLSFNTLMRIEDRTFGPLASLVMLRMTDNPGLSDLHQDAFVENAALQVLDVSRNNLTHVNITSLIALPNLRSVGLSGNPWSCECDNEDLCLWVHLEGFKFQDEGQTVCGSPADMQGRRLGEVGIQLRTLCHQTLGSWDYLFFVVIGFVIFAAGTVSAWVMGVIMVLYERYIKKKDEQLDVDDEEESSETGQTSRDRSDHGNGNLKTSHTV